From Paenibacillus physcomitrellae, the proteins below share one genomic window:
- a CDS encoding sugar phosphate nucleotidyltransferase yields the protein MKLVLLSGGSGKRLWPLSNDSRSKQFLKVLHDPDGRPESMVQRVWRQLGQVNLADSAYLATGRAQVEMIQSQLGPEVPIIVEPERRDTFPAIALTAAYLYSVEGVSPETAVAILPVDPYVEDAFFHTVSSLEDTLGQSGANLALIGVVPNHASEKYGYIIPADGGNEAKAVDGADAADGAQALDNVSFMPVGRFQEKPSEEAARELIGQGALWNCGVFAFRLGYLLDILQAKGLPLQYEELQRQYKLLAKISFDYEVVEKEPNIVVVPYDGYWKDLGTWNTLTEEMANPQLGKGTMTVDSSSSCLINELDIPVAVIGAPDLIVAASPDGILVTQKDASPRVKEVLKSFEQRPMYEERRWGHYRVVDYIQYDDGSKVLTKRIFVHAGRNISYQLHNKRCEVWTLVSGQAKVILNEKMHDVRAGDVVRIPEGTKHSILAVTDVEFIEVQTGPELVEEDNIRICMDWDDIVLHQFIS from the coding sequence ATGAAATTGGTACTTCTCTCAGGCGGTTCAGGAAAAAGATTATGGCCTCTCTCGAACGACTCCAGATCCAAGCAGTTTCTCAAGGTGCTTCATGATCCGGACGGACGCCCGGAATCGATGGTGCAGCGCGTTTGGCGTCAGCTCGGCCAGGTGAATCTGGCCGATTCGGCTTATCTGGCCACCGGACGGGCGCAGGTGGAAATGATCCAAAGCCAGCTCGGCCCGGAAGTGCCGATCATTGTAGAGCCCGAGCGCCGGGATACTTTCCCGGCCATTGCGCTTACAGCAGCCTACCTTTATTCGGTAGAGGGCGTTTCCCCCGAAACGGCCGTCGCGATTTTGCCGGTGGACCCTTATGTGGAGGATGCCTTTTTCCATACGGTATCCAGCCTGGAGGATACGCTGGGGCAAAGCGGTGCCAATCTGGCGCTGATCGGCGTAGTGCCGAATCACGCTTCGGAGAAATACGGCTATATCATTCCGGCAGATGGAGGGAATGAAGCGAAAGCTGTGGACGGTGCAGATGCAGCGGATGGTGCACAGGCCCTGGATAATGTGTCCTTTATGCCGGTCGGCCGTTTTCAGGAGAAACCTTCAGAGGAAGCGGCCCGGGAGCTGATCGGCCAGGGTGCTCTTTGGAACTGCGGCGTGTTCGCCTTCCGTCTGGGTTATCTGCTGGACATTTTGCAGGCCAAAGGGCTGCCGCTGCAGTATGAAGAGCTGCAAAGACAGTACAAGCTGCTGGCCAAGATCAGCTTCGATTATGAAGTTGTGGAGAAGGAGCCGAACATTGTGGTCGTGCCGTACGACGGCTATTGGAAAGACCTCGGCACCTGGAATACGCTGACGGAGGAAATGGCCAATCCGCAGCTCGGCAAAGGCACGATGACTGTAGATTCAAGCAGCAGCTGCCTGATTAACGAGCTGGACATTCCGGTTGCCGTAATCGGCGCGCCGGATTTGATCGTGGCGGCAAGCCCCGACGGCATTCTGGTCACACAGAAGGATGCCTCGCCCCGGGTCAAAGAGGTGCTGAAGTCTTTCGAGCAGCGTCCGATGTATGAAGAACGGCGCTGGGGGCACTACCGGGTGGTGGATTACATCCAGTATGATGACGGCAGCAAGGTGCTGACCAAACGGATCTTCGTCCATGCGGGACGGAATATCAGCTACCAGCTTCACAACAAACGCTGCGAGGTATGGACACTTGTGAGCGGCCAGGCGAAGGTGATCTTGAACGAGAAAATGCACGATGTCCGCGCAGGCGATGTCGTCCGGATTCCGGAAGGAACCAAACACAGCATTCTGGCGGTGACGGATGTTGAATTTATCGAGGTCCAAACCGGACCGGAGCTGGTGGAGGAGGACAATATCCGGATTTGCATGGATTGGGATGACATTGTCCTGCACCAATTTATTTCCTGA
- a CDS encoding glycosyl hydrolase: MNYRRVYRSVCRLFFVVLPLVAVTVSAAVPANALAGANPINPGATSEAKELLNTLYTVSGKNIITGQHDYLESPDEINNRLTRLSGQYAGVHGYELGPIMGQTPSQIAEQRRNVVNSAINWYRSGGIVAMTFHEALPGTSPLWSNVQKSISQADFDKYVTPGTDEYKALIADLDSVAASLETLKDAGVPVLWRPYHEMNGDWFWWGKKTNFPALWNLMYDRFVNVHHLDNLIWVWSPNAPTNSNYSYGSYFPGLANVDVLALDIYNNDFRQSYYDNLLKLAQGKPIAIGESGEMPDPGVLASSQPRWSYFMTWGSMLTDNNSTSTIDTFMNSNYFLSKFKLSLLDKLPVLPLLEQPVVPLPSGLFGEYYSNANLTGVPLTRTDAKIDFNWRSGSPGMSIPNDNYSVRWTGQIKPLYSETYTFSTLSDDGVRVWVNGSLIIDSWFKQSWYERFGSIALNAGQLYDIKVEYYEGQGDSMARLMWQSASQTKQTVPPEVLFHSGALLQ, encoded by the coding sequence ATGAATTACCGCCGTGTGTATCGCTCTGTTTGTCGTTTATTTTTCGTCGTCCTGCCGCTTGTTGCTGTTACTGTCTCTGCTGCTGTCCCTGCAAACGCCTTGGCGGGCGCGAATCCGATCAATCCGGGCGCTACTTCGGAAGCAAAAGAGTTGTTGAATACGTTATACACCGTTTCTGGTAAAAATATTATCACGGGGCAGCATGACTATCTGGAAAGCCCCGATGAAATCAATAACCGGCTTACCCGTCTCAGCGGGCAATACGCCGGAGTTCACGGCTATGAGCTCGGCCCGATTATGGGGCAGACGCCAAGCCAGATTGCCGAGCAGCGCCGGAATGTCGTAAACAGCGCCATCAACTGGTACCGCTCCGGCGGTATTGTGGCCATGACGTTCCATGAAGCTTTGCCAGGCACAAGCCCGCTCTGGAGCAATGTGCAAAAGTCGATCTCCCAAGCGGATTTCGATAAATACGTAACGCCTGGAACCGACGAATACAAGGCGCTGATTGCGGATCTGGACAGCGTAGCCGCTTCCCTTGAGACGCTGAAGGATGCCGGAGTGCCCGTGCTGTGGAGGCCGTATCATGAAATGAACGGCGACTGGTTCTGGTGGGGCAAGAAAACCAACTTCCCGGCCTTGTGGAACCTGATGTACGACCGGTTCGTCAATGTCCACCATCTGGACAACCTGATTTGGGTCTGGTCTCCGAATGCGCCGACCAACAGCAATTATTCTTATGGTTCTTATTTTCCAGGACTGGCGAATGTCGATGTTCTGGCGCTGGATATCTACAATAATGATTTCAGACAATCCTATTACGATAATCTTCTGAAGCTGGCACAAGGCAAGCCGATTGCGATCGGAGAGAGCGGAGAAATGCCCGATCCGGGCGTACTGGCCTCCTCTCAGCCGCGCTGGTCCTATTTCATGACTTGGGGAAGCATGCTGACGGACAATAATTCGACCTCTACGATTGATACCTTCATGAACAGCAATTATTTCCTGTCCAAGTTCAAGCTTTCACTGCTGGACAAGCTTCCGGTGCTGCCGCTGCTTGAGCAGCCGGTGGTCCCTCTGCCGAGCGGACTGTTTGGCGAGTATTATTCAAATGCAAATCTGACCGGCGTTCCGCTGACCCGAACCGATGCCAAAATCGATTTCAACTGGCGCAGCGGTTCGCCGGGTATGTCTATTCCAAACGATAATTATTCCGTCCGATGGACAGGGCAGATCAAACCGTTGTACAGCGAAACGTACACGTTCAGTACCTTGTCCGACGATGGAGTACGCGTTTGGGTGAATGGCAGCCTCATCATAGACAGCTGGTTCAAGCAGAGCTGGTACGAGCGTTTCGGCAGCATTGCGCTTAATGCCGGTCAGCTCTATGACATCAAGGTGGAATACTATGAGGGGCAGGGCGACAGCATGGCCAGATTGATGTGGCAAAGCGCAAGCCAGACCAAACAAACGGTTCCGCCGGAAGTGCTCTTCCATTCCGGGGCTTTGCTCCAATAG
- a CDS encoding UDP-glucose dehydrogenase family protein codes for MKLAVIGTGYVGLVSGVCFASKGNEVVCVDVDQSKIDKLNRLQSPIYEPGIEQLMEENVRERRLSFTSDLQEAVRRSELIILAVGTPSLPNGEANLQFIERAAADIGEAMDGYKIIVTKSTVPVGTNEKIRQVIASHTSFSFDVASVPEFLREGTAIKDTLKPDRVVIGLDNPELEGKLTALHRPFTDNIFVTDIRSAEMIKYASNAFLATKISFINEIANICEKVGADVTEVAKGMGSDQRIGSAFLRAGIGYGGSCFPKDTKALIQIAGNVDYEFKLLKSVVEVNTGQRYNVIAKLKESLETLKGARIGIWGVSFKPDTDDIRDAPALEIVETLIREGAVVKLYDPIALDNFRQQFDHPGLHWCSSAEEAAGGCDAVCLLTDWHEFKEINLHKLAGMMRQPVLIDGRNVYGREQIEGTGLEYVSVGRPHMGAYSEYPRKIAEVL; via the coding sequence ATGAAGTTGGCAGTCATTGGAACCGGTTATGTAGGGCTTGTGTCGGGAGTATGTTTTGCTTCGAAAGGAAACGAGGTTGTATGCGTCGATGTGGACCAAAGCAAGATCGACAAGCTGAACCGTCTGCAGTCCCCTATTTACGAGCCCGGCATTGAACAGCTGATGGAGGAGAATGTCCGGGAAAGACGTTTATCCTTCACCTCCGACCTGCAGGAGGCCGTGCGCCGCTCCGAGCTGATCATTCTGGCTGTGGGCACGCCTTCGCTGCCGAACGGCGAAGCCAATCTGCAGTTTATTGAGCGGGCAGCCGCCGACATCGGAGAAGCCATGGACGGCTACAAAATCATCGTGACCAAAAGCACGGTACCGGTGGGCACCAATGAGAAGATACGGCAGGTGATCGCCTCCCATACCTCCTTTTCGTTTGATGTAGCTTCTGTTCCCGAATTCCTGCGCGAAGGTACGGCGATTAAGGATACGCTGAAGCCGGACCGCGTTGTGATCGGCCTTGACAACCCTGAGCTCGAAGGCAAGCTGACAGCGCTGCACAGACCGTTTACGGACAATATTTTTGTGACCGACATTCGCAGTGCAGAGATGATTAAGTATGCTTCCAACGCTTTTCTGGCTACCAAAATCTCCTTTATCAACGAAATTGCCAACATTTGCGAGAAGGTGGGCGCGGATGTGACGGAGGTAGCCAAAGGCATGGGCAGCGATCAGCGCATCGGCTCCGCTTTCCTGCGTGCGGGCATCGGCTACGGAGGCTCCTGCTTCCCGAAGGATACCAAAGCGCTGATCCAGATCGCCGGCAATGTCGATTACGAGTTCAAGCTGCTGAAGTCCGTGGTGGAAGTGAATACAGGTCAGCGCTACAACGTTATTGCCAAGCTGAAGGAGTCGCTCGAAACACTGAAAGGCGCCCGCATCGGCATCTGGGGCGTATCCTTCAAGCCGGACACCGATGACATCCGGGACGCTCCGGCGCTGGAGATCGTCGAAACGCTGATCCGCGAAGGCGCGGTTGTCAAGCTGTATGATCCGATTGCGCTGGACAATTTTCGGCAGCAGTTCGACCACCCGGGCCTGCACTGGTGCAGCTCGGCTGAAGAAGCGGCGGGCGGCTGCGATGCGGTCTGCCTGCTGACCGACTGGCATGAATTTAAGGAGATCAACCTGCACAAGCTGGCCGGCATGATGAGACAGCCGGTGCTGATCGACGGACGGAATGTTTACGGGCGTGAGCAGATTGAAGGCACCGGATTGGAGTATGTCTCTGTCGGCAGACCGCATATGGGCGCTTATTCCGAATATCCCCGCAAAATTGCGGAGGTTCTGTAA
- a CDS encoding discoidin domain-containing protein, producing the protein MGLRRLAGIKYGLFILEIIGLIVLLSHAGRSGHADLAANAMGSNTVIWKLGSEDGKSAEFRSSVGAVRTASAAVTSVEADWSQIPSGLNAAKNPVFEMNYNLKQIPENGVLFRVKILDAYKSVPQLAVFTNHQLSGIIQVAGSSGTGSGYSYNKSYEVYIPKEQLQAGSNQLKLQLIRCMYCSAGEDPFLWLTWDDLSLEALAAPADEPIHGHYVQTGTNLNNFEFYYDEGAVRHLPYALKWLGLAYSGNIMRVSCASNVGEACSDVLDYYKVLKEYNTQAAALYLYTGDIKLNADGTLPDGAKQKLTDYFKRYGSYFQYYEVDNEPGLFNRSKAVDLAVAKWLNEEGKKLSPELKTVAPGWAYWPAYSIKSCQNQKGGSRTCGTPDGWERDPAQRLELERVTDYTNGHAYGNSYADPQGGSLPENLLTFKGTQDSFSKPMLSTEFGTSGGHTDLPIYGASEPQSAVFDRIMRAHIGFADLFIQHAAFYKDFSLFQTGFDLSGHNPADTRQYQFETGGETRVDIMRRLTLAYATHGKPLVYEVLNQDETKDKLVYVRAVDTSKLAPLPVSGATSNKLLINFVNFENRTQTLKVKVTMPESIVYEGERFGAGETYADSRTYVTGLNASPELTFTETLGPGEAVQYILQPSSTVAAKPPAWITASEAKGSGIQVSWLESEGAASYDVLRAEGQSGALMPIAEQVKGTTYTDSGVEKGKAYRYAIRVNGKTERSEEAKVLYTGTAELDRSAFTVSSNIPLQKSDPRAAIDGNPRTRWDTGSNQTPGPYFQIDLGAVRQVGKIVLEYAKSPYDYPRHYRVEVSLDGRNWRQVAEGYGQKEQTEITFAPAEVKQIRISQTGSGGNFWSIHELHVYSG; encoded by the coding sequence ATGGGATTAAGACGTCTTGCTGGAATTAAATATGGGCTGTTCATCTTGGAAATCATCGGACTTATCGTCTTGTTATCTCATGCGGGCCGGTCCGGGCATGCAGACCTCGCGGCAAACGCCATGGGCAGCAATACCGTGATCTGGAAGCTGGGCAGCGAAGACGGGAAGTCTGCTGAATTTCGTTCTTCCGTGGGTGCTGTAAGGACCGCTTCCGCTGCCGTAACAAGTGTGGAGGCTGACTGGAGCCAGATTCCGTCCGGTTTGAACGCAGCCAAGAATCCTGTATTTGAAATGAACTATAACCTGAAGCAAATTCCGGAGAACGGGGTTCTGTTTCGGGTTAAAATTTTGGATGCCTACAAATCCGTTCCGCAGCTGGCGGTCTTCACCAATCATCAGCTGTCGGGCATCATTCAGGTGGCCGGCTCGTCCGGGACGGGCAGCGGTTATTCCTACAACAAGTCCTACGAGGTTTATATTCCGAAGGAGCAGCTGCAAGCCGGCAGCAATCAGCTGAAGCTGCAGCTGATCCGCTGTATGTATTGTTCCGCGGGTGAAGATCCTTTCCTTTGGCTGACCTGGGATGATCTCAGCCTCGAAGCGCTGGCTGCCCCGGCTGATGAGCCGATTCATGGTCATTATGTGCAGACGGGTACCAATCTTAACAACTTCGAATTTTATTATGATGAAGGCGCCGTCCGCCACCTGCCTTATGCGTTGAAATGGCTGGGGCTGGCGTACAGCGGCAATATTATGCGGGTCAGCTGCGCCAGCAATGTCGGAGAAGCGTGTTCGGACGTGCTGGATTATTATAAGGTTCTGAAAGAATATAATACACAGGCAGCGGCCTTGTATTTGTATACAGGCGATATCAAGCTGAACGCGGACGGTACGCTGCCGGACGGCGCAAAACAGAAGCTGACCGATTACTTTAAGCGGTATGGCAGCTATTTTCAATATTATGAAGTGGATAATGAGCCCGGTCTGTTCAATCGTTCCAAAGCGGTGGATCTGGCTGTCGCCAAGTGGCTGAATGAGGAAGGGAAGAAGCTTTCGCCCGAACTTAAAACGGTCGCCCCCGGCTGGGCATATTGGCCGGCTTATTCCATCAAATCGTGCCAGAACCAGAAGGGCGGCAGCCGCACCTGCGGAACGCCGGACGGCTGGGAACGGGATCCGGCGCAGCGGCTGGAGCTGGAACGTGTAACCGATTATACCAACGGCCATGCTTACGGCAATTCTTACGCCGATCCGCAGGGCGGCAGCCTGCCGGAAAACCTGCTGACATTCAAAGGAACGCAGGATTCCTTCAGCAAGCCGATGTTGTCCACCGAGTTCGGGACATCAGGCGGCCATACGGATCTGCCGATCTACGGCGCTTCGGAGCCGCAGTCGGCCGTCTTTGACCGGATCATGCGGGCTCATATCGGGTTTGCCGATCTGTTTATCCAGCATGCGGCATTTTACAAAGATTTCTCGTTGTTCCAAACCGGCTTTGATTTGTCCGGACATAATCCGGCGGATACCCGGCAGTATCAATTCGAGACAGGCGGGGAGACAAGGGTCGATATTATGCGCCGTTTGACGCTTGCGTATGCGACGCACGGCAAACCGTTAGTCTATGAGGTGCTGAACCAAGATGAGACCAAGGACAAGCTGGTCTATGTGAGGGCCGTCGATACCTCGAAGCTGGCTCCGCTGCCGGTATCAGGGGCGACCTCCAATAAACTGCTGATTAATTTCGTCAATTTCGAGAATCGTACGCAAACGCTGAAGGTTAAAGTCACAATGCCGGAATCAATTGTTTATGAAGGGGAGAGATTCGGAGCCGGGGAAACCTATGCAGATTCCCGGACTTACGTGACGGGGCTGAACGCGTCACCGGAGCTGACCTTCACCGAAACGCTTGGTCCTGGAGAAGCGGTGCAGTATATTCTGCAGCCTTCTTCCACTGTAGCTGCGAAGCCGCCGGCCTGGATAACGGCCTCTGAAGCTAAAGGCAGCGGGATTCAGGTTTCATGGCTGGAATCGGAAGGGGCAGCCAGCTATGACGTCCTCCGGGCAGAAGGACAGTCGGGGGCGTTGATGCCTATAGCCGAGCAAGTGAAGGGGACAACCTATACCGACAGCGGGGTAGAGAAAGGCAAGGCTTACCGGTATGCGATCCGGGTGAACGGCAAAACCGAACGTTCGGAGGAAGCTAAAGTCCTGTATACGGGAACCGCCGAGCTGGATCGTTCGGCGTTTACGGTCAGCTCGAATATTCCGCTCCAGAAATCCGATCCGAGGGCTGCAATTGACGGGAATCCCCGCACCCGTTGGGATACCGGCAGCAACCAGACTCCGGGTCCGTATTTCCAGATTGATTTGGGGGCTGTCCGCCAAGTGGGCAAGATTGTGCTGGAATATGCGAAATCACCGTATGACTATCCCCGTCATTACCGGGTAGAAGTTTCGCTGGACGGGCGGAATTGGCGGCAGGTTGCGGAGGGTTATGGACAGAAGGAGCAGACGGAAATCACCTTTGCTCCCGCTGAAGTGAAGCAGATTCGAATCAGCCAGACCGGGTCGGGCGGCAATTTCTGGTCGATCCATGAGCTGCATGTTTATTCGGGTTAA
- a CDS encoding glycosyltransferase, producing MKVAIAHDYLIQMGGAERVVEVLHDMYPEAPIFTTVSHSSRLPDSLKDADIRTTWLQNVPGVKTNFKKMLPLYPLAIRDFDFRGYDVVLSSSSAFIKSIQVPQGTFHLCYCHTPMRFAWDYDTYMERERQPGMVKKLLKLYIKQLKSWDQRTSSHVNQFVANSSVVQRRIQNYYQRDAEVIFPPINTSRFQRAAEVEDYYLIVSRLVSYKRIDLAVEAFNQSGLPLYIVGDGPDRKRLTEMAKGNNIRFLGRLGDAQVNELMSKCRAFIFPGEEDFGITPLEANAAGRPVIAYQAGGALDTIVPYVNGVFFRNQKVDDLLGAVAEVERHAWDVEQIMGHAKKFDEDTFKAQFKQYVEQAYLNFLKGGSGS from the coding sequence ATGAAAGTGGCAATTGCTCATGATTATCTGATACAGATGGGCGGAGCGGAACGGGTGGTGGAGGTGCTCCACGACATGTACCCGGAGGCTCCGATCTTCACTACCGTTTCTCACAGCAGCCGTCTGCCGGACTCGCTGAAGGATGCAGACATCCGGACGACCTGGCTACAGAATGTTCCGGGGGTCAAGACGAATTTCAAGAAAATGCTGCCGCTCTATCCGCTGGCGATCCGCGATTTCGATTTCCGGGGTTACGACGTCGTCCTCAGCTCCAGCAGTGCTTTCATCAAAAGCATTCAGGTGCCCCAGGGCACATTCCATCTGTGCTACTGTCATACGCCGATGCGGTTTGCCTGGGATTATGACACCTATATGGAACGGGAACGCCAACCCGGCATGGTGAAGAAGCTGCTCAAGCTGTACATCAAACAGCTTAAATCCTGGGACCAGCGGACCTCCTCGCATGTGAATCAGTTTGTAGCGAATTCTTCTGTCGTGCAGCGACGCATACAGAATTATTATCAGCGGGATGCCGAAGTGATTTTTCCGCCGATCAATACTTCCCGGTTCCAAAGAGCGGCTGAGGTTGAGGACTACTACCTGATCGTATCGCGGCTGGTATCTTACAAGCGGATCGATCTCGCAGTTGAAGCCTTTAACCAAAGCGGCCTGCCGCTGTACATCGTCGGCGATGGACCGGACCGGAAGCGGCTGACGGAGATGGCCAAAGGGAATAATATCCGGTTTCTCGGCCGTCTGGGCGACGCCCAGGTCAATGAGCTGATGTCGAAGTGCCGGGCGTTTATTTTTCCGGGGGAAGAGGACTTTGGCATTACACCGCTCGAAGCCAACGCGGCAGGACGTCCGGTGATTGCTTACCAGGCCGGCGGTGCGCTTGATACGATCGTGCCTTACGTGAACGGGGTATTCTTCCGCAATCAGAAGGTTGACGATCTGCTCGGGGCGGTCGCAGAGGTGGAACGGCATGCCTGGGATGTCGAGCAAATTATGGGTCACGCGAAGAAATTCGATGAGGATACCTTTAAAGCGCAGTTCAAGCAGTACGTGGAGCAGGCTTATTTAAACTTTCTAAAGGGAGGAAGCGGATCATGA
- a CDS encoding YecA family protein: MLTEIQSLSEQLTREYAIKGKVVTGLADLLSMLNKTRLSALAATYEVAGRSKMKKEQLVEALVDRMTDPAYVKSVLLLAEEPEWKWFERLLKKSVLEDKGDAFGEFVFLLEYGLVLAVEEEERTYFILPDEVKAAYSKLNKTEFRKQQSRLWLIHDYAAALTNLYGAYKTDTLLSIFNAQNEDQLTEEELSIALNHFQLRDQLFTIFGEYIVDLSLEPEETEEDLNGLFELRGNKPFYIPEQSELLKYKDDLYFEITPQLTRLKEYIVKEFGAEEAKADALVDNVQLACAVESPMEEIFAEFEPFGIKFETEEQTRQLTELVIDVYNNTRMWSNGGHTPTGLRKLLKPDVVKAAHTTHYFPNKKQQVTVTKVGRNEPCPCGSGLKYKKCCGKAQ; this comes from the coding sequence ATGTTAACTGAAATCCAATCTCTTTCTGAACAACTGACTAGAGAGTACGCAATTAAAGGGAAGGTCGTAACAGGTCTGGCGGATTTGCTGTCCATGCTGAACAAAACCAGACTGTCGGCATTAGCCGCTACCTATGAGGTTGCCGGCCGTTCCAAGATGAAGAAAGAACAGCTGGTGGAAGCGCTTGTAGACCGGATGACCGATCCGGCTTATGTCAAATCCGTTCTGCTGCTTGCTGAAGAGCCGGAATGGAAATGGTTTGAACGTCTGCTGAAGAAGTCTGTTCTGGAAGACAAGGGAGACGCCTTCGGTGAATTTGTTTTTCTGCTGGAATACGGTTTGGTGCTGGCTGTCGAGGAAGAGGAGAGAACGTATTTTATTCTGCCTGATGAAGTTAAAGCCGCTTACAGCAAGCTGAATAAGACGGAATTCCGCAAGCAGCAAAGCCGATTGTGGCTGATCCATGATTACGCTGCCGCTTTGACGAATCTTTACGGCGCTTATAAAACCGATACGCTGCTGAGCATATTCAACGCGCAAAATGAAGATCAACTGACGGAAGAAGAGCTTTCGATCGCACTGAATCATTTCCAGCTGCGCGATCAGCTTTTTACCATCTTCGGGGAATATATCGTAGATCTGTCGCTCGAACCGGAGGAAACGGAAGAGGATTTGAACGGCCTGTTTGAGCTTCGGGGCAATAAACCTTTCTATATTCCTGAACAGTCCGAGCTGCTGAAATATAAAGACGATCTTTATTTTGAAATTACTCCGCAGCTGACCCGCCTGAAAGAGTATATCGTCAAGGAATTCGGAGCGGAAGAGGCGAAGGCCGATGCCCTCGTGGACAATGTGCAGCTGGCCTGCGCGGTCGAATCGCCGATGGAAGAGATTTTTGCCGAATTCGAGCCGTTTGGCATCAAGTTTGAGACCGAGGAACAAACCCGGCAGCTGACCGAGCTCGTCATCGACGTTTACAACAACACCCGGATGTGGTCGAACGGTGGACATACGCCGACCGGGCTCCGCAAGCTGCTCAAGCCGGACGTGGTGAAAGCCGCACATACGACTCATTATTTTCCGAACAAAAAGCAGCAGGTTACCGTAACCAAAGTGGGCCGCAACGAACCTTGCCCTTGCGGAAGCGGACTTAAGTACAAGAAATGCTGCGGTAAAGCGCAATAA
- a CDS encoding glycosyltransferase family 4 protein, with protein sequence MIKVAYIDHTAKWSGGEVALFNILTNVGDHVEPLVILAEEGALADRLRERGIDVRVVPLDERVRTRGRNALSPGIAGAALKLFNYGRKLAPLLREEKVACVHTNSLKSALYGTIAAKKAGVPLVWHIRDHIGPPYLKPIVAKSIRFMSRSLPNGVIANSNSTLNALELPKSKKTLVVYSAFAKAISDKQQARDPGQSFNVLLVGRLAHWKGQHVLLEAAKSFKDDPRVNFWLAGDALFGEEAYKDQLLDQMQASGLKNVSMLGHVDDVQSLMASADLLVHTSITPEPFGQVIVEGMAAGLPVIASNEGGPVEIVVPGQTGMLIEPGKPDILAEAIRWMLEHPEERERMGQKGIQRVKERFVIENTVKDIVEYYQGLLSTV encoded by the coding sequence ATGATTAAAGTGGCTTACATTGACCATACGGCGAAATGGAGCGGTGGTGAAGTCGCCTTGTTCAATATCCTGACGAATGTGGGCGACCACGTCGAACCCCTCGTTATCCTTGCGGAAGAGGGGGCGCTGGCCGACAGACTGCGGGAACGCGGCATTGACGTCCGGGTTGTGCCGCTAGATGAACGCGTAAGGACAAGAGGACGAAATGCCTTAAGTCCTGGAATTGCCGGAGCGGCGCTGAAGCTGTTCAACTATGGCAGAAAGCTGGCTCCGCTGCTCAGGGAGGAGAAGGTGGCCTGCGTGCACACCAACTCGCTCAAATCGGCTTTGTACGGCACGATAGCTGCAAAGAAAGCCGGCGTTCCGCTGGTTTGGCATATCAGAGACCACATCGGTCCGCCTTACCTGAAGCCGATTGTAGCCAAATCGATCCGGTTTATGTCAAGGAGCCTGCCGAATGGCGTTATCGCCAACTCCAACTCTACCTTGAACGCGCTGGAGCTGCCGAAGTCGAAGAAGACGCTGGTTGTCTATTCGGCTTTCGCGAAAGCGATCAGCGACAAACAGCAGGCCCGCGACCCGGGACAATCCTTTAACGTCCTGCTGGTCGGTCGGCTGGCCCACTGGAAAGGGCAGCACGTGCTGCTGGAAGCGGCGAAGTCGTTCAAGGACGATCCGCGGGTCAACTTCTGGCTGGCCGGGGATGCCCTGTTCGGGGAAGAAGCCTATAAAGATCAGCTTCTGGACCAGATGCAGGCCAGCGGCTTGAAGAACGTTTCCATGCTGGGGCATGTGGACGATGTTCAGTCATTGATGGCTTCGGCCGATCTGCTTGTTCATACCTCCATTACGCCGGAGCCTTTCGGCCAGGTGATCGTGGAAGGGATGGCGGCAGGGCTGCCGGTCATCGCCTCGAACGAAGGCGGTCCAGTCGAAATTGTCGTTCCGGGCCAGACCGGGATGCTGATTGAACCGGGCAAACCGGATATTCTCGCGGAGGCGATCCGCTGGATGCTGGAGCATCCGGAGGAACGGGAGCGCATGGGCCAGAAAGGCATCCAGCGGGTGAAGGAACGTTTTGTGATCGAAAATACGGTCAAGGACATCGTTGAATATTACCAAGGTCTTCTTTCCACGGTTTAA